One window of the Klebsiella oxytoca genome contains the following:
- the citX gene encoding citrate lyase holo-[acyl-carrier protein] synthase: MSVDTLAREGVSMEALLAAKEQRAARQADWLAHYQRPVISLTLVTPGAVKDSIRYRNMMGVALQACDQMLWKHRWQTLDRQVLWLPTGPEALWCVDHAASEIKAFCTDLEHTHPLGRLWDIDVICPQNGQVGRQSMGENQRRCLLCDEPAHACARSRRHDTGQVVARVEQMIDTWFARD, translated from the coding sequence ATGTCAGTGGATACTCTCGCCCGTGAGGGCGTAAGCATGGAAGCCCTGCTGGCGGCGAAAGAGCAGCGTGCGGCTCGCCAGGCCGACTGGCTGGCCCATTATCAACGCCCGGTAATTTCGCTGACCCTGGTGACGCCGGGCGCGGTGAAAGACAGTATTCGCTACCGTAATATGATGGGCGTGGCGCTGCAGGCCTGCGATCAGATGCTGTGGAAACACCGCTGGCAGACCCTGGATCGCCAGGTGCTGTGGCTACCAACCGGGCCGGAGGCGCTGTGGTGCGTCGATCACGCGGCCAGCGAAATCAAAGCCTTCTGTACCGACCTCGAGCATACACATCCGCTGGGCCGCCTGTGGGATATCGACGTGATTTGCCCGCAAAATGGCCAGGTGGGCCGTCAGTCAATGGGGGAAAACCAGCGCCGTTGTCTGCTGTGTGACGAACCCGCGCACGCCTGCGCCCGCAGCCGCCGCCATGACACCGGGCAGGTGGTGGCCCGCGTTGAGCAGATGATTGATACGTGGTTTGCCCGCGACTAA
- the rluA gene encoding bifunctional tRNA pseudouridine(32) synthase/23S rRNA pseudouridine(746) synthase RluA, with protein MAMENYNPPQDPWLIILYQDEHIMVVNKPSGLLSVPGRLAEHKDSVMTRIQRDFPQAESVHRLDMATSGVIVVALTKAAERELKRQFREREPKKQYVARVWGHPEKAEGLVDLPLICDWPNRPKQKVCYETGKAAQTEYEVLEFAEDNTARVRLKPITGRSHQLRVHMLALGHPILGDRFYASPEALAMAPRLLLHAETLTITHPAFGNTMTFRAPIDF; from the coding sequence ATGGCGATGGAAAACTACAATCCGCCGCAGGATCCCTGGCTGATTATTCTCTACCAGGACGAGCACATTATGGTGGTCAACAAGCCGAGCGGCCTGTTGTCCGTGCCAGGCCGGCTTGCTGAGCACAAAGACAGCGTGATGACGCGCATTCAGCGCGACTTCCCGCAGGCAGAATCAGTGCACCGGCTGGATATGGCGACCAGCGGCGTGATTGTGGTGGCCCTGACCAAAGCGGCAGAGCGCGAGCTAAAACGTCAGTTCCGCGAACGTGAGCCGAAAAAGCAGTACGTCGCCCGCGTCTGGGGGCATCCGGAAAAAGCCGAAGGTCTGGTGGATTTACCGCTGATTTGCGACTGGCCGAACCGGCCAAAGCAGAAAGTCTGTTACGAAACCGGCAAAGCGGCGCAAACCGAGTATGAAGTGCTGGAGTTTGCGGAAGATAATACCGCCCGCGTGCGCCTGAAGCCGATTACCGGGCGCTCGCATCAGCTGCGCGTGCATATGCTGGCCCTGGGCCATCCGATTCTTGGCGATCGCTTTTATGCATCGCCAGAAGCGCTGGCCATGGCCCCGCGTCTGCTGCTGCACGCCGAAACCCTGACCATCACTCACCCCGCTTTCGGCAATACGATGACGTTCCGCGCGCCGATTGACTTCTGA